The proteins below come from a single Gimesia alba genomic window:
- a CDS encoding ArnT family glycosyltransferase: MNSGAKWFLGCLLLLSLLLNLWNNDFPVGYHGDEPKKVRFTLNNEQDFHIPILMLQLARLGNLVCGFEDERVVLIGRWVSALSGVIIVFFSFLFAKRTMNERWALLVTAGVAVSPILVVHAHYMKEDMLFTACAMAALWFILKFIEHSNWKTAIPLGITTGLAWSAHYKSALLVVIAVLIPLLISVPRKLSYYGYLIAAGFLGIYVFLNVNYPLLESPEIFLEGVRHEGAHAATGHSISVSPFDHWFSFHLFNSVIPGLTLSVTMLAITGILVLLFWWKETLDVDRLFLLFVVFYYLIPEISPSKPPPGYARYILQIAPAMIYFSVRGIQLLSNHFENSYARKGLVLLLGISLSISFWDTLQLDYYMNWKRDTRQQAAEWLSQTGGKPFFEQYAAAKNDVRSIGDFTPEDLRNQGYDFVVASDFRYERYYRGAQTSGQDEYIYNRHQQYEEWFTFPFVEITPAYRSFAFSNPTVRIIDLRPVQKLTESNY; encoded by the coding sequence ATGAATTCGGGCGCGAAATGGTTTCTGGGATGTCTGCTTCTCCTCTCATTATTATTAAATTTGTGGAACAATGATTTCCCTGTGGGTTACCACGGAGACGAACCCAAGAAAGTTCGATTTACACTCAACAATGAGCAAGACTTTCATATTCCGATATTAATGCTTCAGTTGGCTCGTTTGGGAAATCTGGTCTGCGGCTTTGAAGATGAACGTGTTGTTTTGATCGGTCGCTGGGTGTCTGCGCTTTCCGGAGTCATTATCGTGTTCTTTTCGTTTTTGTTTGCAAAGAGAACGATGAATGAGCGCTGGGCATTACTTGTGACAGCGGGAGTGGCGGTTTCCCCCATTCTTGTAGTCCATGCCCATTACATGAAAGAAGATATGTTGTTCACTGCCTGCGCCATGGCAGCGTTATGGTTTATTCTCAAATTCATCGAACATTCCAACTGGAAAACAGCAATTCCCCTAGGCATTACCACGGGCCTGGCATGGTCGGCACATTATAAGTCAGCCTTGTTAGTCGTGATTGCTGTTCTGATTCCACTGCTGATTTCTGTTCCCAGAAAACTGAGTTACTATGGTTATTTAATCGCCGCGGGATTTTTGGGAATATATGTTTTCTTAAATGTAAATTATCCACTTCTGGAGTCACCTGAAATCTTTCTTGAGGGGGTCAGGCATGAAGGAGCTCATGCAGCAACAGGCCACTCAATTTCTGTTTCTCCGTTTGATCATTGGTTTTCCTTTCATCTCTTTAACAGTGTCATTCCAGGATTAACACTTTCGGTTACCATGTTAGCAATCACCGGGATACTCGTACTGCTTTTCTGGTGGAAGGAGACACTGGATGTCGACCGTCTATTTCTGCTGTTTGTCGTTTTTTACTATTTGATTCCGGAGATATCTCCTTCCAAACCTCCGCCGGGTTATGCCCGCTATATTCTGCAGATTGCTCCTGCCATGATTTATTTTTCAGTCCGAGGGATTCAGCTTTTGTCGAATCATTTCGAAAACAGCTACGCCAGAAAAGGGCTCGTATTATTATTGGGCATTAGTTTGAGCATCTCTTTTTGGGACACATTACAGCTCGATTATTATATGAATTGGAAGCGTGATACACGACAACAGGCTGCCGAATGGCTGTCCCAAACGGGCGGAAAACCGTTTTTCGAACAGTATGCGGCAGCAAAAAACGATGTCAGGTCAATCGGTGATTTCACTCCGGAAGATCTCCGAAATCAGGGGTATGATTTTGTCGTCGCCAGTGATTTTCGGTATGAACGGTATTACCGTGGTGCCCAAACTTCCGGGCAGGATGAATACATTTACAATCGGCATCAGCAATATGAAGAATGGTTTACTTTTCCTTTTGTTGAAATTACGCCCGCGTATCGCAGTTTCGCTTTCAGCAACCCAACTGTGCGTATTATAGATCTACGTCCTGTTCAGAAACTGACTGAAAGTAATTACTAA
- a CDS encoding glycosyltransferase family 2 protein has protein sequence MPEIIDCNSQTDNSSLDLTILLPAYNEENAIESLIAEIRNAMAEWSGNWEILVVDDCSSDNTAAKASLSGVRLVKRVENGGSGASRKTGIRESQGKLIAMLDADGSYDPSSLPELLSYFPDYDQVNGARTSEQGTIKFLRVPIKWSIRKLAEIVSGKKIPDLNTGLKIFKRDLMRNYVWAIPDGFSCVTSMTLAFMCNGHSVKYIPVNYRKRIGKSKFHPIHDTLQYFLTVLRIITYFRPLRILAPLAFSLGTIGVLRASYHIFSSPDFGITDSDVILIVAGLMILIAGMLADLIVKQRQS, from the coding sequence ATGCCTGAAATCATTGATTGCAATTCTCAAACGGACAATTCTTCCCTGGATCTGACAATCTTGCTCCCGGCATACAATGAAGAAAATGCGATTGAGTCACTGATCGCTGAAATCCGAAATGCCATGGCAGAATGGAGTGGGAACTGGGAAATTCTAGTTGTTGATGACTGCTCTAGTGATAACACTGCTGCCAAAGCTTCTCTGAGTGGAGTTCGTTTAGTCAAACGTGTTGAGAACGGCGGATCCGGTGCCAGCCGTAAAACGGGGATCCGTGAATCACAGGGGAAATTAATTGCCATGCTGGATGCTGATGGGAGCTATGATCCCAGCTCTCTTCCAGAACTGCTGTCATATTTCCCGGACTATGATCAGGTTAATGGCGCGAGAACCAGCGAGCAAGGTACCATCAAATTCCTGAGGGTTCCGATCAAATGGAGCATACGCAAGTTGGCGGAAATTGTCAGCGGAAAAAAAATCCCCGATCTGAATACAGGTCTGAAAATTTTCAAACGGGATCTAATGCGAAATTACGTTTGGGCCATTCCGGATGGTTTTTCCTGCGTGACTTCTATGACACTCGCTTTCATGTGTAATGGGCACTCTGTCAAATACATTCCAGTCAATTACCGTAAACGCATTGGTAAATCAAAATTCCATCCCATTCACGATACTCTACAATATTTCCTGACAGTCCTCAGAATCATCACTTATTTCAGACCCCTTAGAATTCTGGCACCACTGGCATTTTCACTAGGAACAATCGGAGTTCTGCGGGCGTCTTACCATATTTTTTCTTCACCAGATTTTGGGATTACAGATTCCGACGTCATTTTAATTGTTGCCGGGCTCATGATTCTCATCGCTGGCATGCTGGCTGACTTAATCGTCAAGCAACGTCAGAGTTAA
- a CDS encoding EF-hand domain-containing protein, whose product MNLQHYLGIAVRLFAVAGIYFSDSGLCSAQTESPLIALKPGQPIYESLFLRVDKNEDGRVSLKEYQGAAKNNELIQRSAQFKRHYENNDGGLTRNEFKYAPLARPTKALRFEWKDQNRDQKLSLSEILRGESDRWSALVRRISVLYDANQDGSLSFSEWEKSPDCIRELGNLLMKPRDLDGDDRISLQEILDGVDPQFVKGLTAHVGIFDLNHDRFLGRDEFPVNTNLFDGTTMLWGGNPQVIFNRLDHDENHSLDGKEFKEYEFPEYVNKNENTLARFHMFQANAEKIFRRFDQDQNHQLSLDEFSPPVDLLFARLDHDQNARLSLNEYRIWISKKVPLQQVEYDFNLYDQDHDQFLSLDEFKVTPLFYPSDKVFFGFLDLDNSKTLSLLEFQRQKPETSSADLKWNFHHYDADNDDELSLQEYRDRGVGVELDSITLFKQKDSDGNGKLTQKEFILRIKSKQEIDWALKTFSVADENKDELLTPAEFKLSPIGRPDVLSKLQYYDLDKNGNLSFKEWVATKAYPNPDLYQSMFALYDTNQNAQLEIEEFKYTPLGGPSSEMRFEWKDVNKDGRLTQEEVLRGEYFRLSAFMRHVHARFDSNKDALLSYSEWENSPAHLLRFRDLLLGVRDLDGDDQISLKDCLGTHTGNNAALITKYFGAFDVNQDKFLQRSEFPIITDLFNGTSLLFREDYQAVFSNLDIDQNGSISRKEFKGRQLTTGQQKQAWAINRKKAFLKYADQTFDRLDSNKDQQLSLDEFTPSQELLFSRVDVDQDRRLSISELALILSGLDSRDLEYDFNLHDQNKDAALSQTEFSRFSYFYPDRSKLFSLFDRDQNSKLSLSEFQAQKPTAHAADLKRTFHQYDANNDDHLNRDEFKNQGVGLERDSITVFNEKDTNGDKKLSADEFLFGKRDQEIEGATKNFKQADTDQDQYLTAVEFKLTPAGRPDALSKLEYLDTNGDGSLSLVEFNSNHKYRQLMFMGFIFDRFDQNQDGQLSLEEFRKTPVAQPIGLLGIPDKNRDRKLNLSDFTSNNSGKRLKLAKFYFSQFDVNQDGWLRHDEFPVPVDPTIPKYSILYDSEMAFLRLDTDGDQLLSLEEFRNRQTPNDPWSKTEYEDWLKSADDLFAKRDLNHDNKLSVKEFSSETPLANWIIADGEILHSIPEIMFHEWSFFSMDRNKDHQLSEEEYLRNKPQKIIEKVKEQFQQVDFDKNKSLTFEEYKYHPSTLYIPWEDFWWRDKNHDHFLDAEEFSVRYYRTYPILGQRTLEAFDTNKDGKLSYTEFRKTPDANPIGLSISRVRDNNNDGKVELKEFAGMLDGGAKLLAEEHFAVYDRDKNGELSWAEFSYRLDNTSFPTPAIFAYYDKNQDQLLTYSEMYPDEKKQTGTPGTYALTNQKRFQTLDRNRDGFVNWDEYKTSNPGTRMKKTKQGPRNVAVTFTGGTPAAWLRPEDRPVPPSAISVFKNKDKDHDSQLSFAEYLGRHYSPQSEAAAKTIFAHFNRDSDEFLTFDEFKACPLANPDAETLFTSRDRNQDQKVDLKEFIAYRTGAGPQNYLGEIFKRFDANGDATLDLDEFKATPDAKPTSDIVLPTRDMNGDGKLDISEFSDVPTDKPSQTLQTQFEWLDLNHDGFLTLAELKLNDPIVPTPPPAVANLNSNPSWLVSKNMMIILGVCLAIGLLYLVYKAGKMSAAR is encoded by the coding sequence ATGAATTTACAACACTATCTTGGCATCGCTGTGCGGCTGTTTGCTGTTGCTGGAATTTATTTTAGTGATTCTGGATTGTGTAGTGCGCAAACAGAATCGCCCCTCATTGCGCTCAAGCCTGGCCAGCCAATTTATGAATCTCTGTTTCTCAGAGTTGACAAGAATGAAGATGGCCGTGTTTCCCTGAAGGAATATCAAGGGGCTGCCAAAAATAATGAGCTTATACAACGTAGTGCGCAATTTAAACGGCATTACGAGAATAATGACGGGGGTCTTACACGGAATGAATTTAAGTACGCTCCCCTGGCACGTCCTACGAAAGCACTACGTTTTGAATGGAAAGATCAAAATCGTGATCAGAAACTGAGTTTGAGTGAGATTCTGCGTGGAGAATCGGATCGTTGGTCTGCACTCGTGCGACGTATTTCAGTGCTGTACGATGCGAATCAAGATGGGAGCCTTTCTTTTTCTGAATGGGAGAAATCTCCTGATTGTATTCGGGAACTGGGAAATCTCTTAATGAAGCCCAGAGATCTCGATGGTGACGACCGTATCAGTCTACAGGAGATATTAGATGGCGTTGATCCCCAGTTCGTGAAAGGTCTGACGGCTCATGTGGGGATATTTGATCTGAATCATGACCGGTTCCTCGGCCGTGACGAATTCCCCGTTAATACAAATCTGTTTGACGGTACGACAATGCTTTGGGGAGGCAATCCTCAGGTCATCTTTAATCGCCTCGATCACGATGAGAATCATTCGCTCGACGGGAAGGAATTCAAGGAATATGAATTTCCTGAATATGTAAATAAGAATGAAAACACACTCGCTCGTTTTCACATGTTTCAAGCGAACGCGGAAAAGATTTTTCGCCGCTTCGACCAGGACCAAAATCATCAATTGAGTCTGGATGAGTTCAGTCCGCCTGTTGATTTATTATTTGCGAGGCTCGATCACGATCAAAATGCCCGCCTCAGTCTGAATGAATATCGAATTTGGATTTCAAAGAAAGTACCGCTGCAGCAAGTAGAGTATGATTTTAACCTCTATGATCAAGATCACGACCAGTTTCTTTCTCTCGATGAATTCAAAGTCACTCCATTATTTTATCCCAGTGATAAAGTTTTTTTTGGATTTCTCGACCTCGACAATAGCAAGACTCTTTCGCTTCTGGAATTTCAAAGACAAAAGCCTGAAACCTCGTCCGCCGACTTAAAATGGAACTTTCACCACTATGACGCTGATAACGATGATGAACTCAGTCTACAAGAATATCGTGATCGTGGTGTGGGCGTTGAATTGGATTCCATTACTTTGTTTAAGCAGAAGGATAGCGACGGAAATGGAAAGTTGACTCAAAAAGAGTTTATTCTCCGGATTAAATCAAAGCAGGAGATCGACTGGGCTCTCAAAACTTTTTCAGTTGCGGATGAAAATAAAGATGAATTATTAACCCCCGCAGAATTTAAATTGAGTCCGATTGGGCGCCCCGATGTCCTTTCAAAATTACAATACTATGATTTAGATAAGAATGGGAATCTTTCTTTCAAGGAGTGGGTGGCAACAAAGGCCTATCCGAACCCTGATTTATATCAATCCATGTTTGCGCTTTACGATACGAATCAGAATGCTCAACTTGAAATTGAAGAATTCAAGTATACTCCTTTAGGAGGGCCGTCCAGCGAAATGCGCTTTGAGTGGAAAGATGTCAACAAGGATGGCCGGTTAACGCAAGAAGAAGTATTGCGGGGGGAATATTTCCGCCTGTCAGCCTTTATGCGACACGTGCATGCGCGATTTGATTCGAATAAAGATGCTTTGCTTTCCTATTCTGAATGGGAAAATTCACCTGCCCATCTTCTACGATTTAGGGATCTCTTGTTAGGCGTGAGAGACCTTGATGGCGATGATCAGATTAGCCTGAAAGATTGTCTAGGGACTCACACTGGGAACAATGCAGCTTTAATCACAAAGTACTTTGGTGCATTTGATGTCAATCAAGACAAATTCCTGCAGCGATCTGAATTCCCCATAATTACGGATTTGTTTAATGGGACGAGCCTCTTATTTAGAGAAGACTATCAAGCTGTTTTCTCAAATCTCGATATCGATCAGAATGGTTCGATCAGTCGGAAAGAGTTTAAGGGACGCCAGTTGACAACAGGTCAACAGAAACAGGCCTGGGCCATTAATCGGAAAAAAGCATTTCTCAAATATGCCGATCAAACATTTGACCGACTCGATTCCAATAAAGATCAGCAACTCAGTTTAGATGAATTCACCCCATCCCAAGAGTTACTCTTTTCTCGGGTTGATGTTGATCAGGATCGTCGTTTGAGTATATCAGAACTGGCACTGATACTTTCTGGCTTGGATTCCAGGGACTTGGAATACGACTTTAATTTACATGATCAAAATAAAGATGCTGCACTTTCTCAAACAGAGTTTTCCCGCTTCAGTTATTTTTATCCCGATCGAAGCAAGCTGTTTTCTCTATTTGACAGAGATCAAAATTCGAAACTGAGTCTGTCAGAGTTTCAAGCACAAAAACCCACTGCTCATGCAGCTGATCTGAAACGTACATTTCATCAATACGACGCTAATAACGATGATCATCTGAATCGGGATGAATTTAAGAATCAGGGAGTTGGTTTGGAACGGGATTCGATTACTGTTTTTAATGAAAAAGATACGAATGGAGACAAAAAACTCTCTGCTGACGAATTTTTATTTGGAAAACGGGATCAGGAAATCGAAGGAGCAACTAAGAATTTCAAACAGGCTGACACAGATCAGGACCAATATTTGACTGCTGTCGAATTCAAATTGACACCAGCTGGACGGCCGGATGCCCTCTCAAAACTGGAATATCTGGATACCAACGGCGATGGTTCATTGTCACTGGTTGAATTTAATTCAAATCATAAATATCGGCAACTAATGTTTATGGGCTTTATTTTTGATCGCTTCGACCAGAATCAAGATGGGCAGCTTAGTTTGGAAGAATTCAGAAAAACTCCAGTTGCACAACCCATTGGTCTTTTGGGGATACCAGATAAAAATAGAGACCGCAAATTAAATTTATCTGATTTCACAAGCAACAATTCCGGAAAACGACTTAAGTTGGCTAAATTCTATTTTTCCCAATTTGATGTCAATCAAGATGGCTGGCTTCGTCATGATGAGTTTCCTGTCCCTGTTGATCCGACGATTCCGAAATACTCGATTCTTTATGATTCTGAGATGGCATTTCTTCGTTTAGACACTGATGGAGATCAGTTGCTAAGTTTAGAGGAATTTCGTAACCGTCAGACGCCTAATGACCCCTGGTCGAAAACAGAATATGAAGATTGGCTCAAATCAGCAGATGACCTTTTTGCGAAACGAGATCTAAATCACGACAACAAGTTGTCAGTCAAAGAATTTTCATCAGAAACACCACTGGCAAATTGGATCATTGCAGATGGAGAAATCTTACATTCCATACCGGAAATCATGTTTCATGAATGGTCATTCTTCTCCATGGACCGTAATAAAGATCATCAACTAAGTGAAGAAGAATATCTTAGAAATAAACCCCAGAAAATTATTGAAAAAGTGAAAGAACAATTTCAGCAGGTCGATTTTGATAAAAATAAATCCCTGACTTTCGAAGAATATAAATATCATCCCAGTACGCTTTATATCCCGTGGGAGGATTTCTGGTGGCGCGACAAAAATCATGATCATTTTCTGGATGCTGAGGAATTCAGCGTTCGGTACTATCGCACTTATCCGATATTAGGGCAGCGCACACTGGAAGCCTTTGATACGAATAAAGATGGCAAATTGAGTTATACCGAGTTTCGAAAGACCCCCGATGCCAATCCAATCGGGCTCTCTATTTCACGAGTGAGAGACAATAACAACGATGGGAAAGTTGAACTGAAAGAATTTGCGGGCATGTTGGACGGAGGTGCCAAACTTCTGGCTGAAGAGCATTTCGCCGTTTATGACCGTGATAAAAATGGAGAACTGAGTTGGGCTGAGTTTTCTTATCGACTTGATAACACCTCATTTCCAACACCAGCAATATTTGCATACTATGACAAAAATCAGGATCAACTTCTCACGTATTCAGAAATGTATCCTGATGAAAAGAAGCAGACTGGTACACCAGGAACTTATGCCTTAACGAATCAAAAACGGTTCCAGACCCTGGACCGAAATCGCGATGGTTTTGTCAACTGGGACGAGTATAAAACCAGTAATCCTGGTACGCGAATGAAAAAAACAAAACAGGGTCCCCGAAATGTTGCGGTTACATTTACAGGTGGGACACCCGCAGCTTGGCTTCGACCTGAAGATCGGCCAGTGCCCCCCAGTGCTATTTCTGTCTTCAAAAACAAGGATAAAGATCACGATTCTCAATTAAGCTTTGCAGAATATCTAGGCCGGCATTATTCTCCCCAATCCGAAGCCGCTGCCAAAACCATATTTGCACATTTTAATCGTGATTCGGATGAGTTTCTGACATTCGACGAATTTAAAGCATGTCCTCTGGCAAACCCGGATGCCGAGACGCTTTTTACAAGCCGGGACCGAAACCAGGACCAGAAAGTCGATCTAAAAGAATTCATTGCCTATCGAACGGGAGCAGGACCTCAAAACTATCTGGGAGAAATATTCAAGCGGTTTGATGCGAATGGAGACGCTACGCTTGACTTAGACGAATTCAAGGCAACGCCTGATGCGAAACCAACAAGTGATATCGTGTTGCCCACGAGAGACATGAATGGCGACGGAAAACTTGATATATCAGAATTTAGCGATGTCCCCACAGATAAACCCTCTCAAACACTCCAGACACAGTTTGAGTGGCTCGATTTGAATCACGACGGATTCTTGACACTGGCCGAGTTAAAGTTGAACGACCCGATTGTTCCGACTCCCCCTCCTGCCGTCGCAAATCTGAATTCAAATCCTTCGTGGTTGGTATCTAAAAACATGATGATTATCCTTGGAGTCTGTTTAGCGATAGGCCTTTTGTATCTCGTTTACAAAGCCGGGAAGATGAGCGCAGCGCGTTAA
- a CDS encoding ArnT family glycosyltransferase: MTSSNNTAHPATIVSSQIVPYLVAGLLAVQTLLLGYLAIRQSPNANEPGHLAAGVSNWQLGRFELYRVNPPLIRMTGALPVVMAGVKTDWDAFHESPGARPVFTIGPAFMKANGEYSFWLMTLARWACIPFWLIGGLVCFFWAHALYGETSGLLALTLWCFSPNLLAHGSFITPDAGATAMAVAAAWLFWRWLQHPTWGRAIAAGCLLGLAELTKFTLILFFGLWPCLWLFWIGFSRSKETKPSVWRQGAQLAILLLLALHILNLGYAYDGSFKPLGKYEFISATLSGPVTDTSASQTGNRFAGTWLEQIPVPLPAQYVMGIDIQKQDFERERQTFFRGKLYSHGFWYYYLYALAIKVPLGTWLLALSASVFTLFQIKRGQWKNWRDEFILLAPLMLLFVFVSSETDYNAHLRYILPIFPFGIIWISKSAQIITSFKSYRSLVIAVPLLWSVASSLWIYPHSLAYFNELIGGPSQGYRHLINSNLDWGQDLHDLKRWLDQHPSPEPFYLAYYGLFAPQIAGIEFQLPPEWPERDDDLKDSANSSLVPGRYAISVNHIYGLDTLPPFNAAGEKQYVDQSAFRYFLDLEPVARAGYSIHIYEISQADIDRLKEKRHKK, translated from the coding sequence GTGACTTCATCAAACAACACAGCTCATCCTGCAACGATTGTCTCTTCACAAATAGTCCCCTATCTTGTTGCGGGATTACTTGCAGTTCAGACGCTCCTCCTGGGGTATCTGGCGATACGACAAAGTCCTAATGCCAATGAACCCGGTCACTTGGCAGCGGGAGTCAGTAACTGGCAATTAGGTCGCTTTGAGCTGTATCGCGTGAATCCCCCCTTAATTCGTATGACAGGTGCATTACCCGTTGTCATGGCGGGTGTGAAAACAGACTGGGATGCGTTCCATGAAAGTCCCGGAGCACGTCCTGTTTTTACAATTGGCCCCGCTTTTATGAAGGCAAACGGCGAATACTCGTTTTGGCTCATGACACTGGCACGCTGGGCGTGTATTCCCTTCTGGCTGATTGGTGGCCTGGTCTGTTTTTTCTGGGCACATGCACTCTATGGAGAGACTTCAGGATTGCTTGCCCTCACGTTGTGGTGTTTCAGCCCCAATCTCCTGGCGCATGGTTCGTTTATTACTCCCGATGCGGGGGCCACGGCAATGGCTGTGGCGGCAGCTTGGCTCTTTTGGCGATGGTTACAACACCCGACCTGGGGACGCGCGATCGCTGCGGGTTGTTTGCTGGGGCTTGCTGAACTGACGAAATTCACCCTGATTTTGTTTTTCGGTCTCTGGCCGTGCCTTTGGTTATTTTGGATTGGTTTTTCGCGTTCTAAAGAAACAAAGCCCTCTGTCTGGCGTCAGGGAGCCCAGTTGGCCATTCTGCTTTTGCTTGCCTTGCATATTCTGAATCTGGGTTATGCCTATGACGGATCATTCAAGCCACTCGGCAAATACGAATTCATCAGTGCCACTTTAAGTGGGCCGGTGACAGATACGAGTGCGAGTCAGACAGGGAATCGATTTGCAGGGACCTGGCTGGAGCAGATCCCTGTGCCGTTACCGGCGCAGTACGTCATGGGAATCGATATTCAAAAGCAGGACTTTGAACGAGAACGCCAGACATTTTTTCGAGGAAAACTGTATTCCCATGGATTCTGGTATTACTATCTCTATGCGTTGGCGATCAAGGTTCCGCTCGGCACCTGGCTGCTGGCGCTCTCGGCAAGTGTTTTCACTTTATTTCAGATCAAACGCGGACAGTGGAAGAATTGGAGAGATGAATTCATTCTGCTTGCACCACTGATGCTGCTGTTCGTCTTCGTGAGTTCGGAAACCGATTACAATGCCCATCTACGGTACATACTACCAATTTTCCCCTTTGGAATCATTTGGATCAGTAAATCGGCCCAGATCATCACATCTTTTAAGTCATATCGATCACTGGTGATTGCAGTACCACTACTCTGGTCGGTTGCTTCCAGTTTATGGATTTATCCACACAGTCTTGCTTATTTCAATGAATTGATTGGCGGCCCTTCACAGGGTTATCGTCATCTGATTAATAGCAACCTTGATTGGGGGCAGGATTTGCATGATTTAAAACGATGGTTGGATCAGCATCCCAGCCCGGAACCATTTTACCTTGCCTACTATGGACTTTTTGCTCCACAGATTGCTGGAATCGAATTTCAACTTCCTCCTGAATGGCCAGAACGCGATGATGATCTCAAGGACTCAGCAAACAGCTCACTCGTCCCTGGACGTTATGCTATCAGTGTGAATCACATATATGGTCTGGATACACTGCCGCCGTTTAATGCAGCGGGCGAGAAGCAATATGTTGATCAGTCTGCCTTTAGATATTTCCTGGATTTAGAACCAGTTGCGCGTGCTGGATATTCAATCCACATTTATGAGATTTCTCAGGCAGATATTGATCGTTTAAAAGAGAAAAGGCACAAAAAATGA
- a CDS encoding formylglycine-generating enzyme family protein codes for MQNQNDLDQNNLIQKSQSGHTNSGSKTRKRIMIMGLILFFLGDLLCFAWVMRPESPKIPSPAIAPFSEAQAAAYQSGWGIHLNIPEEMQNSLKMRFALIPPGTFTMGADANEKAVKMREQPQHEVSLSKPYYLCVHEVSLKDFRQFVKDTNYQIDPRRDAAGVSQANLSAGNWVEDPLHPWEKVGFDQDETHPVVNVTWFDAMAFCRWLSEKENRTYRLPYEAEWEFACRAGTETVFNTGNSLWYYGPMENHSDQTVNPGLIVHMQDASPWKDGYANTSPVGTFPQNHFGLFDTHGNVREWCMDWCDEEYYSHSPKVDPRGPQTGSSRVLRGGCWGSNEYYCRSGRRMERAPGSRNVRNGFRILCEISPESEFGPYEHSPTLHRDPRWWYESKIGEEKE; via the coding sequence ATGCAAAATCAAAACGATCTGGATCAAAACAACCTTATTCAGAAGTCCCAATCTGGTCATACCAATAGCGGAAGTAAGACCAGAAAACGTATTATGATCATGGGGCTCATTCTTTTTTTTCTGGGGGATTTGCTCTGTTTCGCCTGGGTAATGCGACCAGAATCGCCAAAAATCCCTTCGCCTGCCATTGCACCATTTTCAGAAGCACAGGCTGCTGCATATCAGTCAGGCTGGGGGATTCATTTAAATATTCCCGAAGAGATGCAAAACTCACTTAAGATGCGTTTTGCCTTGATTCCTCCCGGTACGTTTACCATGGGCGCTGATGCCAATGAAAAAGCAGTCAAGATGCGTGAACAACCTCAACATGAAGTCTCACTTTCGAAGCCGTATTATCTTTGTGTGCATGAAGTCTCTTTGAAAGATTTCAGACAGTTTGTGAAGGACACGAACTATCAGATTGATCCTCGCCGTGATGCAGCAGGAGTGTCCCAGGCAAATCTCAGTGCAGGTAATTGGGTTGAGGACCCATTGCACCCCTGGGAAAAAGTAGGGTTTGATCAGGATGAAACACATCCGGTTGTGAATGTCACATGGTTCGATGCAATGGCTTTTTGCCGCTGGTTGAGCGAAAAAGAGAACCGAACGTATCGTTTACCCTATGAAGCGGAGTGGGAATTTGCCTGTCGGGCAGGGACAGAAACCGTGTTCAACACAGGTAATAGCCTGTGGTACTATGGTCCGATGGAGAATCACTCCGACCAAACGGTGAATCCCGGGCTCATTGTTCACATGCAGGATGCCTCTCCCTGGAAAGATGGATATGCTAATACATCCCCCGTCGGGACGTTTCCTCAAAACCATTTCGGGCTTTTTGATACACATGGTAATGTTCGTGAGTGGTGTATGGACTGGTGTGATGAAGAGTATTATTCGCATTCTCCTAAAGTAGACCCGCGGGGGCCACAAACAGGCTCGTCCCGTGTACTGCGTGGTGGGTGTTGGGGAAGTAACGAGTATTATTGTCGCTCTGGAAGACGAATGGAACGGGCTCCCGGTTCAAGAAATGTGCGCAATGGATTTCGCATTCTTTGCGAAATTAGTCCCGAATCAGAGTTTGGACCTTATGAACATTCTCCTACTCTGCATCGTGATCCCCGTTGGTGGTACGAATCCAAAATTGGAGAAGAAAAAGAATAA